A single region of the Betta splendens chromosome 12, fBetSpl5.4, whole genome shotgun sequence genome encodes:
- the akna gene encoding microtubule organization protein AKNA isoform X4, with product MDTRKKTTAGVLVWTPAPVCTLPTRSVLYEDENGEQAEKDDFVSQMNENGIIGLSEDLKNVELGETCSGKDSDCNLGCHPTLLTSEKLYPNGYKWDTPPEEMRYSFKDHLTDTELPGEKGRNLLPYNMMSSVEAQRENEAKKRGKSQRIEHLSVGGSPNANIKMKHRDKKENSSDVTRTENDHSCTSGVINGLIKSYINKVDNKKIRSPPSCGHYTPAGVSCQPCQGPQSARLTSALTLPYLLHFTPEEFAAAPGIDAETFPEMDFIESLTDSESSLRSSLCSLRKSKSNQQKGHQAPAICPELHMSQNCSSKSRQSPNRDSEKHNFDTNTKAAEMNKSKKWTLSHRTPDLSKVESRIRFPKNGAKLPKSKLSSKKEFPGSPVVHKSPAEMMKDVFLEASDQPPSASDCDKTPASALPFAVPQDVRSWQQATILLEQLQEDYNRLLTKYAEAENTIDRLRLEAKVNLYSDLPKPGPSLHSGQRHDASKFMMMLDFPQTQKADIKSAFPSNGHSSSQTEQVDNILYIQADSFLQQLQAYQDILSGKKLKPHEQMRDLSKLVKALDSLERGYLLAKDDHKLLHQEGTKVNHFDPERKLEGLIYQCGLYMDELKEQVEKMPKGQPTCETHPSPPTDPNLSHVSSEMGKTLPHPQTLSVPLMVDYGAVEVSSVTEESDQMEVEDDEIFKSFYLKPMTGKHRYVPKDSVSVIDGNIKSNHQDHPPLHTSKQQTSRSIPSLHGLTTLPVHVPSSSRRFGMSKSHSTSLNSLGEITTPETRISPQHTGSSKLLSQNGIISPEADSGFVGSERSHLTPLAAWSLLHQSASEGSEAFLNDERTKKPSTVTRTSLASSPSHSHMEPSESSHLTPDQQMRNRQGQRHHIFSCSPQHWLIQTEQPRMSCRTAHSASEDGQSEHFNKYITLVHRTNSSSMQYDRGNSVRAPGFSQVVNRDDAIESLQAELTTLKERLESCLENKKPYCSVRASPSDPCSTFAPHMHGDERQNNINRGRGQTNTDNEVEELRRGSRSSASAHRQKAQSDILTISELKSSVVSPQPQMAKCTQTSAVEMDNYPHTNAVYNRMPRRGKPDVSIRDRACQSEADGKTEAVCSSHCRHYPLCRRPNLYRSAKQADSGCCRGPGFATYRSCQLPPEFTVKAECGTFNAAPPILLQYMPMCPPPILLYSSPINASPNNSGASSAVRGCGEPLTEVKERNRCSLSADKQLSLDRSLNKAIRAARHMKDTSRRMAHSLATGLEYQELLTQSCSY from the exons ATGgatacaagaaaaaaaactactgCAGGGGTGCTGGTTTGGacccctgctcctgtctgcaccTTACCCACCAGATCGGTGTTGTATGAGGATGAGAATGGAGAGCAGGCTGAGAAAGATGACTTTGTCAGCCAGATGAATGAGAATGGCATAATTGGTCTGTCTGAGGACCTAAAGAATGTGGAATTGGGAGAAACCTGTAGTGGCAAAGATTCAGACTGCAACCTAGGCTGTCATCCTACACTCCTTACCTCTGAGAAGCTGTACCCTAATGGATATAAGTGGGATACACCCCCTGAGGAGATGAGATACAGCTTCAAGGATCATCTTACAGACACTGAGTTGCCAGGTGAGAAAGGACGCAACCTGTTACCAT atAACATGATGAGTAGCGTAGAAGCACAAAGAGAGAATGAAGCcaaaaagaggggaaaaagtCAGAGAATAGAACATCTATCTGTGGGGGGGTCCCCCAATGCAAACATAAAGATGAAGCAtagagacaaaaaagaaaacagtagTGATGTCACGAGAACAGAAAATGACCACAGTTGCACATCAGGTGTTATAAATGGTTTGATTAAGAGCTACATTAACAAAGTAGACAATAAAAAGATCAGATCACCGCCCTCTTGTGGACATTACACACCAGCTGGCGTCTCCTGCCAACCTTGCCAAGGTCCCCAGTCTGCCAGACTTACCTCAGCCCTCACCCTTCCCTATCTCTTACATTTCACACCAGAGGAATTTGCTGCTGCACCAGGGATTGATGCAGAAACCTTTCCAGAGATGGACTTTATAGAAAGTCTTACAGATTCTGAGAGCAGCCTCAGGTCCAGCCTTTGCTCCCTAAGAAAATCTAAGAGCAATCAGCAGAAGGGGCATCAGGCACCAGCCATCTGCCCTGAACTACATATGTCACAGAATTGTTCCTCAAAATCCAGACAGAGTCCTAACAGGGATTCAGAAAAACATAATTTCGACACCAATACTAAGGCTGCTGAAATGAATAAATCCAA AAAATGGACTTTAAGTCACCGTACACCAGACCTCTCCAAGGTGGAGTCTAGGATTCGTTTCCCCAAGAATGGTGCTAAGCTTCCTAAAAGCAAACTCTCCTCAAAAAAGGAATTTCCTGGTTCCCCTGTAGTACATAAATCTCCGGCTGAAATGATGAAAGATGTCTTTCTGGAGGCCTCGGATCAACCTCCCTCCGCATCAGACTGTGACAAAACACCAGCCAGTGCCCTCCCCTTTGCAGTGCCTCAGGACGTCAGAAGCTGGCAGCAGGCGACCATTCTTCTTGAACAGTTACAA GAGGACTATAACAGACTGCTCACTAAGTATGCTGAGGCTGAGAACACAATTGATCGTTTACGTCTAGAAGCAAAG GTGAACCTGTACTCTGACCTGCCAAAGCCCGGGCCCTCCTTGCATTCAGGCCAGCGTCATGATGCTTCAAAGTTCATGATGATGCTGGATTTTCCTCAGACTCAGAAAGCAGACATAAAGTCAGCTTTTCCTTCCAATGGACACAGCTCTTCTCAAA CAGAACAGGTGGACAACATTCTCTACATTCAGGCTGACAGCTTTCTCCAGCAG CTGCAGGCATATCAGGATATCCTAAGTGGAAAGAAACTCAAACCTCATGAACAGATGAGG GATCTTTCAAAGCTTGTTAAGGCTCTTGATTCTTTAGAAAGGGGCTACCTTCTGGCTAAAGATGATCATAAGCTTTTGCATCAGGAAGGGACAAAAGTCAACCACTTTGATCCTGAACG CAAGCTGGAGGGCCTGATTTACCAGTGTGGACTGTATATGGACGAACTGAAAGAACAGGTTGAAAAGATGCCGAAGGGGCAGCCCACATGTGAGACTCATCCATCTCCACCTACTGATCCTAATCTTTCACATGTCTCCTCTGAAATGGGCAAAACactgcctcacccacag ACCCTATCTGTGCCCTTGATGGTTGATTATGGAGCAGTTGAGGTGAGCTCAGTCACTGAAGAGAGTGATCAAATGGAGGTGGAAGATGATGAAATATTTAAGTCTTTTTACCTTAAACCCATGACTGGCAAACACAGATATGTTCCAAAGGATTCTGTCTCAGTAATAGATGG GAACATCAAATCAAACCATCAGGACCACCCTCCTCTGCacaccagcaaacagcagaCCAGTAGGTCCATTCCTTCTTTGCACGGCTTGACCACGTTGCCTGTGCATGTACCCAGTAGCAGCAGGAGGTTCGGCATGAGTAAATCCCACAGTACCAGCTTGAACAGTCTAGGCGAGATCACAACACCAGAAACGAGGATCTCTCCACAACACACTGGAAGCAGTAAGCTGCTATCTCAG AATGGAATCATCTCTCCAGAGGCAGACAGTGGCTTTGTGGGCTCAGAGAGGAGCCACCTAACTCCATTGGCCGCTTGGAGTCTGCTCCATCAGAGTGCCTCTGAGGG CAGTGAGGCATTCCTTAACGATGAAAGGACAAAGAAGCCTTCTACAGTCACTAGGACATCTCTGGCTTCTTCACCCTCCCATAGTCACATGGAGCCCAGTGAATCCTCCCACCTCACCCCTGACCAACAAATGAGAAACAGACAGGGGCAGAGACATCACATTTTCTCCTGCTCTCCACAACACTGGTTAATTCAGACAGAACAACCAAGAATGAGCTGTAGGACAG CTCATTCAGCTTCTGAAGATGGACAGAGCGAACATTTTAACAAATACATTACTTTAGTCCACAGAACTAACTCTAGCTCTATGCAGTATGACCGCGGAAATTCTGTAAGAGCACCAGGCTTCAGTCAGGTGGTGAATCGCGA tgaTGCAATAGAGtcactgcaggctgagctgaccACACTGAAGGAGAGACTGGAAAGCTGTCTGGAAAATAAGAAGCCTTATTGCTCTGTGAGAGCATCTCCTTCAGATCCCTGCTCCACATTTGCACCTCACAT GCATGGAGATGAACGACAAAATAATatcaacaggggaagaggacaaacaaacacagataacgaagtggaggagctgagaagaggaagcagaagcagtgcttctgcacacagacaaaaagcacAGTCCGACATCT TGACCATTTCAGAGCTGAAGTCGTCAGTGGTGTCACCTCAGCCACAGATGGCCAAATGTACTCAGACATCCGCTGTAGAAATGGACAATTACCCTCACACCAATGCTGTTTACAACAGAATGCCCAGGA GGGGGAAACCTGATGTGTCCATACGTGACAGAGCTTGTCAATCGGAAG CTGATGGAAAGACGGAGGCGGTCTGCTCTTCTCACTGTCGTCACTATCCTCTCTGTAGGCGTCCTAACCTGTACAGAAGCGCTAAGCAAG CTGATTCAGGGTGTTGTAGAGGCCCTGGCTTCGCCACATACAGAAGCTGCCAACTGCCACCTGAGTTCACTGTCAAAGCAGAGTGTGGCACATTCAATGCAGCTCCTCCTatactactacagtacatgccAATGTGCCCTCCACCAATCCT CTTGTACTCATCGCCCATCAATGCATCTCCTAACAACAGTGGCGCATCCTCAGCAGTTAGAGGTTGTGGGGAACCTCTGACTGAGGTGAAGGAGAGGAACAGATGCTCCCTGTCTGCTGACAAGCAGCTCTCC
- the akna gene encoding microtubule organization protein AKNA isoform X8 → MDTRKKTTAGVLVWTPAPVCTLPTRSVLYEDENGEQAEKDDFVSQMNENGIIGLSEDLKNVELGETCSGKDSDCNLGCHPTLLTSEKLYPNGYKWDTPPEEMRYSFKDHLTDTELPEEFAAAPGIDAETFPEMDFIESLTDSESSLRSSLCSLRKSKSNQQKGHQAPAICPELHMSQNCSSKSRQSPNRDSEKHNFDTNTKAAEMNKSKKWTLSHRTPDLSKVESRIRFPKNGAKLPKSKLSSKKEFPGSPVVHKSPAEMMKDVFLEASDQPPSASDCDKTPASALPFAVPQDVRSWQQATILLEQLQEDYNRLLTKYAEAENTIDRLRLEAKVNLYSDLPKPGPSLHSGQRHDASKFMMMLDFPQTQKADIKSAFPSNGHSSSQTEQVDNILYIQADSFLQQLQAYQDILSGKKLKPHEQMRDLSKLVKALDSLERGYLLAKDDHKLLHQEGTKVNHFDPERKLEGLIYQCGLYMDELKEQVEKMPKGQPTCETHPSPPTDPNLSHVSSEMGKTLPHPQTLSVPLMVDYGAVEVSSVTEESDQMEVEDDEIFKSFYLKPMTGKHRYVPKDSVSVIDGNIKSNHQDHPPLHTSKQQTSRSIPSLHGLTTLPVHVPSSSRRFGMSKSHSTSLNSLGEITTPETRISPQHTGSSKLLSQNGIISPEADSGFVGSERSHLTPLAAWSLLHQSASEGSEAFLNDERTKKPSTVTRTSLASSPSHSHMEPSESSHLTPDQQMRNRQGQRHHIFSCSPQHWLIQTEQPRMSCRTAHSASEDGQSEHFNKYITLVHRTNSSSMQYDRGNSVRAPGFSQVVNRDDAIESLQAELTTLKERLESCLENKKPYCSVRASPSDPCSTFAPHMHGDERQNNINRGRGQTNTDNEVEELRRGSRSSASAHRQKAQSDICKLTISELKSSVVSPQPQMAKCTQTSAVEMDNYPHTNAVYNRMPRRGKPDVSIRDRACQSEADGKTEAVCSSHCRHYPLCRRPNLYRSAKQADSGCCRGPGFATYRSCQLPPEFTVKAECGTFNAAPPILLQYMPMCPPPILLYSSPINASPNNSGASSAVRGCGEPLTEVKERNRCSLSADKQLSLDRSLNKAIRAARHMKDTSRRMAHSLATGLEYQELLTQSCSY, encoded by the exons ATGgatacaagaaaaaaaactactgCAGGGGTGCTGGTTTGGacccctgctcctgtctgcaccTTACCCACCAGATCGGTGTTGTATGAGGATGAGAATGGAGAGCAGGCTGAGAAAGATGACTTTGTCAGCCAGATGAATGAGAATGGCATAATTGGTCTGTCTGAGGACCTAAAGAATGTGGAATTGGGAGAAACCTGTAGTGGCAAAGATTCAGACTGCAACCTAGGCTGTCATCCTACACTCCTTACCTCTGAGAAGCTGTACCCTAATGGATATAAGTGGGATACACCCCCTGAGGAGATGAGATACAGCTTCAAGGATCATCTTACAGACACTGAGTTGCCAG AGGAATTTGCTGCTGCACCAGGGATTGATGCAGAAACCTTTCCAGAGATGGACTTTATAGAAAGTCTTACAGATTCTGAGAGCAGCCTCAGGTCCAGCCTTTGCTCCCTAAGAAAATCTAAGAGCAATCAGCAGAAGGGGCATCAGGCACCAGCCATCTGCCCTGAACTACATATGTCACAGAATTGTTCCTCAAAATCCAGACAGAGTCCTAACAGGGATTCAGAAAAACATAATTTCGACACCAATACTAAGGCTGCTGAAATGAATAAATCCAA AAAATGGACTTTAAGTCACCGTACACCAGACCTCTCCAAGGTGGAGTCTAGGATTCGTTTCCCCAAGAATGGTGCTAAGCTTCCTAAAAGCAAACTCTCCTCAAAAAAGGAATTTCCTGGTTCCCCTGTAGTACATAAATCTCCGGCTGAAATGATGAAAGATGTCTTTCTGGAGGCCTCGGATCAACCTCCCTCCGCATCAGACTGTGACAAAACACCAGCCAGTGCCCTCCCCTTTGCAGTGCCTCAGGACGTCAGAAGCTGGCAGCAGGCGACCATTCTTCTTGAACAGTTACAA GAGGACTATAACAGACTGCTCACTAAGTATGCTGAGGCTGAGAACACAATTGATCGTTTACGTCTAGAAGCAAAG GTGAACCTGTACTCTGACCTGCCAAAGCCCGGGCCCTCCTTGCATTCAGGCCAGCGTCATGATGCTTCAAAGTTCATGATGATGCTGGATTTTCCTCAGACTCAGAAAGCAGACATAAAGTCAGCTTTTCCTTCCAATGGACACAGCTCTTCTCAAA CAGAACAGGTGGACAACATTCTCTACATTCAGGCTGACAGCTTTCTCCAGCAG CTGCAGGCATATCAGGATATCCTAAGTGGAAAGAAACTCAAACCTCATGAACAGATGAGG GATCTTTCAAAGCTTGTTAAGGCTCTTGATTCTTTAGAAAGGGGCTACCTTCTGGCTAAAGATGATCATAAGCTTTTGCATCAGGAAGGGACAAAAGTCAACCACTTTGATCCTGAACG CAAGCTGGAGGGCCTGATTTACCAGTGTGGACTGTATATGGACGAACTGAAAGAACAGGTTGAAAAGATGCCGAAGGGGCAGCCCACATGTGAGACTCATCCATCTCCACCTACTGATCCTAATCTTTCACATGTCTCCTCTGAAATGGGCAAAACactgcctcacccacag ACCCTATCTGTGCCCTTGATGGTTGATTATGGAGCAGTTGAGGTGAGCTCAGTCACTGAAGAGAGTGATCAAATGGAGGTGGAAGATGATGAAATATTTAAGTCTTTTTACCTTAAACCCATGACTGGCAAACACAGATATGTTCCAAAGGATTCTGTCTCAGTAATAGATGG GAACATCAAATCAAACCATCAGGACCACCCTCCTCTGCacaccagcaaacagcagaCCAGTAGGTCCATTCCTTCTTTGCACGGCTTGACCACGTTGCCTGTGCATGTACCCAGTAGCAGCAGGAGGTTCGGCATGAGTAAATCCCACAGTACCAGCTTGAACAGTCTAGGCGAGATCACAACACCAGAAACGAGGATCTCTCCACAACACACTGGAAGCAGTAAGCTGCTATCTCAG AATGGAATCATCTCTCCAGAGGCAGACAGTGGCTTTGTGGGCTCAGAGAGGAGCCACCTAACTCCATTGGCCGCTTGGAGTCTGCTCCATCAGAGTGCCTCTGAGGG CAGTGAGGCATTCCTTAACGATGAAAGGACAAAGAAGCCTTCTACAGTCACTAGGACATCTCTGGCTTCTTCACCCTCCCATAGTCACATGGAGCCCAGTGAATCCTCCCACCTCACCCCTGACCAACAAATGAGAAACAGACAGGGGCAGAGACATCACATTTTCTCCTGCTCTCCACAACACTGGTTAATTCAGACAGAACAACCAAGAATGAGCTGTAGGACAG CTCATTCAGCTTCTGAAGATGGACAGAGCGAACATTTTAACAAATACATTACTTTAGTCCACAGAACTAACTCTAGCTCTATGCAGTATGACCGCGGAAATTCTGTAAGAGCACCAGGCTTCAGTCAGGTGGTGAATCGCGA tgaTGCAATAGAGtcactgcaggctgagctgaccACACTGAAGGAGAGACTGGAAAGCTGTCTGGAAAATAAGAAGCCTTATTGCTCTGTGAGAGCATCTCCTTCAGATCCCTGCTCCACATTTGCACCTCACAT GCATGGAGATGAACGACAAAATAATatcaacaggggaagaggacaaacaaacacagataacgaagtggaggagctgagaagaggaagcagaagcagtgcttctgcacacagacaaaaagcacAGTCCGACATCTGTAAGT TGACCATTTCAGAGCTGAAGTCGTCAGTGGTGTCACCTCAGCCACAGATGGCCAAATGTACTCAGACATCCGCTGTAGAAATGGACAATTACCCTCACACCAATGCTGTTTACAACAGAATGCCCAGGA GGGGGAAACCTGATGTGTCCATACGTGACAGAGCTTGTCAATCGGAAG CTGATGGAAAGACGGAGGCGGTCTGCTCTTCTCACTGTCGTCACTATCCTCTCTGTAGGCGTCCTAACCTGTACAGAAGCGCTAAGCAAG CTGATTCAGGGTGTTGTAGAGGCCCTGGCTTCGCCACATACAGAAGCTGCCAACTGCCACCTGAGTTCACTGTCAAAGCAGAGTGTGGCACATTCAATGCAGCTCCTCCTatactactacagtacatgccAATGTGCCCTCCACCAATCCT CTTGTACTCATCGCCCATCAATGCATCTCCTAACAACAGTGGCGCATCCTCAGCAGTTAGAGGTTGTGGGGAACCTCTGACTGAGGTGAAGGAGAGGAACAGATGCTCCCTGTCTGCTGACAAGCAGCTCTCC
- the akna gene encoding microtubule organization protein AKNA isoform X9 gives MDTRKKTTAGVLVWTPAPVCTLPTRSVLYEDENGEQAEKDDFVSQMNENGIIGLSEDLKNVELGETCSGKDSDCNLGCHPTLLTSEKLYPNGYKWDTPPEEMRYSFKDHLTDTELPGEKGRNLLPYNMMSSVEAQRENEAKKRGKSQRIEHLSVGGSPNANIKMKHRDKKENSSDVTRTENDHSCTSGVINGLIKSYINKVDNKKIRSPPSCGHYTPAGVSCQPCQGPQSARLTSALTLPYLLHFTPEEFAAAPGIDAETFPEMDFIESLTDSESSLRSSLCSLRKSKSNQQKGHQAPAICPELHMSQNCSSKSRQSPNRDSEKHNFDTNTKAAEMNKSKKWTLSHRTPDLSKVESRIRFPKNGAKLPKSKLSSKKEFPGSPVVHKSPAEMMKDVFLEASDQPPSASDCDKTPASALPFAVPQDVRSWQQATILLEQLQEDYNRLLTKYAEAENTIDRLRLEAKVNLYSDLPKPGPSLHSGQRHDASKFMMMLDFPQTQKADIKSAFPSNGHSSSQTEQVDNILYIQADSFLQQLQAYQDILSGKKLKPHEQMRDLSKLVKALDSLERGYLLAKDDHKLLHQEGTKVNHFDPERKLEGLIYQCGLYMDELKEQVEKMPKGQPTCETHPSPPTDPNLSHVSSEMGKTLPHPQTLSVPLMVDYGAVEVSSVTEESDQMEVEDDEIFKSFYLKPMTGKHRYVPKDSVSVIDGNIKSNHQDHPPLHTSKQQTSRSIPSLHGLTTLPVHVPSSSRRFGMSKSHSTSLNSLGEITTPETRISPQHTGSSKLLSQNGIISPEADSGFVGSERSHLTPLAAWSLLHQSASEGSEAFLNDERTKKPSTVTRTSLASSPSHSHMEPSESSHLTPDQQMRNRQGQRHHIFSCSPQHWLIQTEQPRMSCRTAHSASEDGQSEHFNKYITLVHRTNSSSMQYDRGNSVRAPGFSQVVNREIGCY, from the exons ATGgatacaagaaaaaaaactactgCAGGGGTGCTGGTTTGGacccctgctcctgtctgcaccTTACCCACCAGATCGGTGTTGTATGAGGATGAGAATGGAGAGCAGGCTGAGAAAGATGACTTTGTCAGCCAGATGAATGAGAATGGCATAATTGGTCTGTCTGAGGACCTAAAGAATGTGGAATTGGGAGAAACCTGTAGTGGCAAAGATTCAGACTGCAACCTAGGCTGTCATCCTACACTCCTTACCTCTGAGAAGCTGTACCCTAATGGATATAAGTGGGATACACCCCCTGAGGAGATGAGATACAGCTTCAAGGATCATCTTACAGACACTGAGTTGCCAGGTGAGAAAGGACGCAACCTGTTACCAT atAACATGATGAGTAGCGTAGAAGCACAAAGAGAGAATGAAGCcaaaaagaggggaaaaagtCAGAGAATAGAACATCTATCTGTGGGGGGGTCCCCCAATGCAAACATAAAGATGAAGCAtagagacaaaaaagaaaacagtagTGATGTCACGAGAACAGAAAATGACCACAGTTGCACATCAGGTGTTATAAATGGTTTGATTAAGAGCTACATTAACAAAGTAGACAATAAAAAGATCAGATCACCGCCCTCTTGTGGACATTACACACCAGCTGGCGTCTCCTGCCAACCTTGCCAAGGTCCCCAGTCTGCCAGACTTACCTCAGCCCTCACCCTTCCCTATCTCTTACATTTCACACCAGAGGAATTTGCTGCTGCACCAGGGATTGATGCAGAAACCTTTCCAGAGATGGACTTTATAGAAAGTCTTACAGATTCTGAGAGCAGCCTCAGGTCCAGCCTTTGCTCCCTAAGAAAATCTAAGAGCAATCAGCAGAAGGGGCATCAGGCACCAGCCATCTGCCCTGAACTACATATGTCACAGAATTGTTCCTCAAAATCCAGACAGAGTCCTAACAGGGATTCAGAAAAACATAATTTCGACACCAATACTAAGGCTGCTGAAATGAATAAATCCAA AAAATGGACTTTAAGTCACCGTACACCAGACCTCTCCAAGGTGGAGTCTAGGATTCGTTTCCCCAAGAATGGTGCTAAGCTTCCTAAAAGCAAACTCTCCTCAAAAAAGGAATTTCCTGGTTCCCCTGTAGTACATAAATCTCCGGCTGAAATGATGAAAGATGTCTTTCTGGAGGCCTCGGATCAACCTCCCTCCGCATCAGACTGTGACAAAACACCAGCCAGTGCCCTCCCCTTTGCAGTGCCTCAGGACGTCAGAAGCTGGCAGCAGGCGACCATTCTTCTTGAACAGTTACAA GAGGACTATAACAGACTGCTCACTAAGTATGCTGAGGCTGAGAACACAATTGATCGTTTACGTCTAGAAGCAAAG GTGAACCTGTACTCTGACCTGCCAAAGCCCGGGCCCTCCTTGCATTCAGGCCAGCGTCATGATGCTTCAAAGTTCATGATGATGCTGGATTTTCCTCAGACTCAGAAAGCAGACATAAAGTCAGCTTTTCCTTCCAATGGACACAGCTCTTCTCAAA CAGAACAGGTGGACAACATTCTCTACATTCAGGCTGACAGCTTTCTCCAGCAG CTGCAGGCATATCAGGATATCCTAAGTGGAAAGAAACTCAAACCTCATGAACAGATGAGG GATCTTTCAAAGCTTGTTAAGGCTCTTGATTCTTTAGAAAGGGGCTACCTTCTGGCTAAAGATGATCATAAGCTTTTGCATCAGGAAGGGACAAAAGTCAACCACTTTGATCCTGAACG CAAGCTGGAGGGCCTGATTTACCAGTGTGGACTGTATATGGACGAACTGAAAGAACAGGTTGAAAAGATGCCGAAGGGGCAGCCCACATGTGAGACTCATCCATCTCCACCTACTGATCCTAATCTTTCACATGTCTCCTCTGAAATGGGCAAAACactgcctcacccacag ACCCTATCTGTGCCCTTGATGGTTGATTATGGAGCAGTTGAGGTGAGCTCAGTCACTGAAGAGAGTGATCAAATGGAGGTGGAAGATGATGAAATATTTAAGTCTTTTTACCTTAAACCCATGACTGGCAAACACAGATATGTTCCAAAGGATTCTGTCTCAGTAATAGATGG GAACATCAAATCAAACCATCAGGACCACCCTCCTCTGCacaccagcaaacagcagaCCAGTAGGTCCATTCCTTCTTTGCACGGCTTGACCACGTTGCCTGTGCATGTACCCAGTAGCAGCAGGAGGTTCGGCATGAGTAAATCCCACAGTACCAGCTTGAACAGTCTAGGCGAGATCACAACACCAGAAACGAGGATCTCTCCACAACACACTGGAAGCAGTAAGCTGCTATCTCAG AATGGAATCATCTCTCCAGAGGCAGACAGTGGCTTTGTGGGCTCAGAGAGGAGCCACCTAACTCCATTGGCCGCTTGGAGTCTGCTCCATCAGAGTGCCTCTGAGGG CAGTGAGGCATTCCTTAACGATGAAAGGACAAAGAAGCCTTCTACAGTCACTAGGACATCTCTGGCTTCTTCACCCTCCCATAGTCACATGGAGCCCAGTGAATCCTCCCACCTCACCCCTGACCAACAAATGAGAAACAGACAGGGGCAGAGACATCACATTTTCTCCTGCTCTCCACAACACTGGTTAATTCAGACAGAACAACCAAGAATGAGCTGTAGGACAG CTCATTCAGCTTCTGAAGATGGACAGAGCGAACATTTTAACAAATACATTACTTTAGTCCACAGAACTAACTCTAGCTCTATGCAGTATGACCGCGGAAATTCTGTAAGAGCACCAGGCTTCAGTCAGGTGGTGAATCGCGA AATTGGCTGCTATTGA